The Chaetodon trifascialis isolate fChaTrf1 chromosome 16, fChaTrf1.hap1, whole genome shotgun sequence genome includes a region encoding these proteins:
- the gja2 gene encoding gap junction protein, alpha 2 has product MGDWNLLGKLLESAQEHSTVVGKVWLTVLFIFRILVLGAAAEKVWGDEQSGFTCDTKQPGCQNVCYDKTFPISHIRFWVMQIIFVSTPTLIYLGHILHLVRMEEKEKQKEKELAIQIEKQQLLGNKTKKAPIKDNQGHVRLQGTLLRTYVFNIIFKTLFEVGFIVAQYFLYGFELKPMYTCDRWPCPNMVNCYISRPTEKTVFILFMLAVACISLLLNLVEMYHLGFTKCHQGLRYRRSQAASEGPKALTETVMPFVPSYNYFAGHPAVPEPFPADTKYSMAEPNSAYSPYSSKAVYKQNRDNMAVERKGKAEEDDVKERKTSSSAFEVPVENPRRNSQSSKHSNNKSRLDDLKI; this is encoded by the coding sequence ATGGGGGACTGGAACTTGTTGGGGAAGCTGCTGGAGAGCGCCCAGGAACACTCCACCGTTGTGGGCAAAGTCTGGCTGACAGTTCTTTTCATCTTCCGCATCCTGGTGCTGGGAGCTGCCGCTGAGAAGGTGTGGGGCGACGAGCAGTCCGGCTTCACGTGTGACACCAAGCAGCCCGGTTGTCAGAACGTCTGTTATGACAAGACCTTCCCCATTTCTCACATCCGCTTCTGGGTGATGCAGATCATCTTTGTCTCCACGCCAACTCTCATTTATCTGGGCCACATCCTTCATCTGGTTCGcatggaggaaaaggagaaacagaaggagaaggaaCTCGCCATCCAGattgaaaagcagcagttacTTGGCAACAAGACCAAGAAGGCCCCAATTAAAGACAACCAGGGCCACGTGCGTTTGCAAGGCACACTGCTGCGAACCTACGTCTTCAACATTATTTTCAAGACCTTGTTTGAAGTGGGCTTTATTGTTGCTCAGTACTTCCTGTATGGTTTTGAGCTCAAGCCGATGTACACTTGCGACCGCTGGCCTTGCCCTAATATGGTGAACTGCTACATCTCCCGACCCACCGAGAAGAcagtcttcatcctcttcatgtTGGCCGTGGCCTGCATCTCCCTGCTGCTCAACCTGGTGGAAATGTACCATCTAGGTTTCACAAAGTGCCACCAGGGCCTTCGTTACAGAAGATCGCAGGCTGCAAGTGAGGGTCCCAAGGCCCTAACTGAGACGGTCATGCCCTTCGTCCCAAGCTATAACTACTTTGCTGGTCATCCCGCGGTGCCTGAGCCTTTCCCCGCAGACACGAAGTACAGCATGGCAGAGCCAAACTCTGCTTACAGCCCCTACAGCAGCAAAGCGGTTTACAAGCAGAACAGAGACAATATGGCcgtggagagaaaaggaaaagcagaagaagatgatgtgaaggagaggaaaacCTCCAGTTCAGCCTTTGAGGTGCCTGTCGAAAATCCACGGCGAAACAGTCAGTCAAGCAAGCACAGCAATAACAAGAGCAGGCTGGATGACCTGAAGATCTAA
- the gjb1a gene encoding connexin 27.5 isoform X1, producing MPLTPPAEPDPEPKMNWASFYAVISGVNRHSTGIGRIWLSVLFIFRILVLVVAAESVWGDEKSGFTCNTQQPGCNSVCYDHFFPISHIRLWALQLILVSTPALLVAMHVAHRRHVDKRLYKLSGKANPKDLEQIKTQKMKITGALWWTYVISLLFRIVFEVTFMYVFYMIYPGYKMIRLVKCDSYPCPNTVDCFVSRPTEKTVFTVFMLAASGVCILLNIAEVVFLVGKACSKHLHNAGDSTMGAWIQQKLCSF from the exons ATGCCTCTTACACCTCCTGCTGAGCCGG ACCCGGAACCAAAGATGAACTGGGCATCATTCTATGCTGTCATCAGCGGCGTGAACAGACACTCCACAGGCATCGGTCGCATCTGGCTCTCTGTGCTGTTCATTTTCCGCATCCTGGTCCTGGTGGTTGCAGCGGAGAGCGTGTGGGGCGATGAGAAGTCCGGCTTCACCTGCAACACCCAGCAGCCGGGCTGCAACAGTGTCTGCTATGACCACTTCTTCCCCATCTCCCACATCCGCCTCTGGGCACTCCAGCTCATCCTGGTCTCCACTCCTGCCCTGCTGGTGGCCATGCATGTGGCCCACCGCCGCCATGTTGACAAGAGGCTCTACAAACTGTCAGGGAAGGCCAACCCCAAAGACCTGGAGCAGATAAAGACCCAGAAGATGAAAATCACAGGGGCTCTCTGGTGGACGTACGTCATCAGCCTGTTGTTCCGTATAGTCTTTGAGGTCACCTTCATGTATGTGTTCTACATGATCTACCCTGGTTACAAGATGATCCGGCTGGTGAAGTGTGACTCGTACCCTTGTCCCAACACAGTGGACTGCTTCGTGTCGAGGCCCACAGAGAAGACGGTCTTCACCGTGTTCATGCTGGCTGCGTCAGGGGTTTGCATTCTGCTCAACATTGCAGAGGTGGTCTTCTTGGTGGGGAAGGCCTGCAGTAAGCATTTGCACAATGCTGGAGACTCGACTATGGGGGCTTGGATCCAACAAAAGCTCTGCTCGTTctaa
- the gjb1a gene encoding connexin 27.5 isoform X2, whose product MNWASFYAVISGVNRHSTGIGRIWLSVLFIFRILVLVVAAESVWGDEKSGFTCNTQQPGCNSVCYDHFFPISHIRLWALQLILVSTPALLVAMHVAHRRHVDKRLYKLSGKANPKDLEQIKTQKMKITGALWWTYVISLLFRIVFEVTFMYVFYMIYPGYKMIRLVKCDSYPCPNTVDCFVSRPTEKTVFTVFMLAASGVCILLNIAEVVFLVGKACSKHLHNAGDSTMGAWIQQKLCSF is encoded by the coding sequence ATGAACTGGGCATCATTCTATGCTGTCATCAGCGGCGTGAACAGACACTCCACAGGCATCGGTCGCATCTGGCTCTCTGTGCTGTTCATTTTCCGCATCCTGGTCCTGGTGGTTGCAGCGGAGAGCGTGTGGGGCGATGAGAAGTCCGGCTTCACCTGCAACACCCAGCAGCCGGGCTGCAACAGTGTCTGCTATGACCACTTCTTCCCCATCTCCCACATCCGCCTCTGGGCACTCCAGCTCATCCTGGTCTCCACTCCTGCCCTGCTGGTGGCCATGCATGTGGCCCACCGCCGCCATGTTGACAAGAGGCTCTACAAACTGTCAGGGAAGGCCAACCCCAAAGACCTGGAGCAGATAAAGACCCAGAAGATGAAAATCACAGGGGCTCTCTGGTGGACGTACGTCATCAGCCTGTTGTTCCGTATAGTCTTTGAGGTCACCTTCATGTATGTGTTCTACATGATCTACCCTGGTTACAAGATGATCCGGCTGGTGAAGTGTGACTCGTACCCTTGTCCCAACACAGTGGACTGCTTCGTGTCGAGGCCCACAGAGAAGACGGTCTTCACCGTGTTCATGCTGGCTGCGTCAGGGGTTTGCATTCTGCTCAACATTGCAGAGGTGGTCTTCTTGGTGGGGAAGGCCTGCAGTAAGCATTTGCACAATGCTGGAGACTCGACTATGGGGGCTTGGATCCAACAAAAGCTCTGCTCGTTctaa
- the ophn1 gene encoding oligophrenin-1: protein MGHPPLEFSDCFLDSPDFRETLKCYEVELERTSKFLKELIKDGNSVITAIRGYSLAVQKFSQTLSMFQFDVIGDSLTDDEINIAQSFQEFAGLLQEVEHDRMMLVQNASDLLIKPLEKFRKEQIGVTKEKKKKFEKESEKYYSQVDKHLNLSAKKKESQLQEADELLDRERVNFYESSVEYVYQIHQVQDRKKFDVVEPVLAFLHSVLTLNNLTVEMTQDFMPYKQELQLSLQNTRNHYESTREEMEELMKRMKHPSQICKMHSFLPMEGYLYCQEKWALGVSWVKYYCKYHKEGRLLVMVPCEQKPTTKQGPTQLTLKSCIRRKTESIDKRFCFDVETNERNTPVTFQALSEGDRKLWMEAMDGKEPIYHSPIHKQAEMELNETGFKFVRKCINFIETKGVTQEGVYRTVGSNIQVQKLLNAFFDPTNPGDVDLHSSDWDIKTITSALKFYLRSLSEPLMTYSLHRDLMCAAKSDNLDFRLSEIHSLTYKLPEKNREMLEMLIKHLVNVCSHSEDNLMTPSNMAVIFGPTLMRAKEETVAAMLDIKFQNIVVEILIEDYKKIFSCVPEDSSAPPVPPPRITPRKRQPITISKRPPRVYHALSHDHFQHAENGQNDSSVLDGEVSVSPVPLQRTKPVSCAPLVPREPPPRHVLMPRPATRQDRQLDSDAGRIDDTRQRPDSSAANGESGVGVSRVPSFQSRRPPPKSTPANKEGDSDGLPRTRSTEKHAICRPPVRPPEPPSRFPAPQKTPSAAGSEGTATSYVASKAKFFENASRQVGSPLASPSPSAGTSVKKEN, encoded by the exons ATGGGGCATCCTCCTCTGGAGTTCAGCGACTGCTTTCTGGACAGTCCGGACTTCAGAGAGACTCTCAAGTGTTATGAAGTGGAGCTGGAGAGGACGAGCAAATTCCTCAAGGAGTTGATAAAAGACGGCAACAGTGTAATCACTGCAATCAGAG GCTACTCTCTGGCTGTGCAGAAGTTTTCACAGACTCTCAGCATGTTCCAGTTCGACGTCATCGGTGACTCCCTGACAGATGATGAGATTAACATTG CTCAGTCGTTCCAGGAGTTCGCCGGACTCCTGCAGGAAGTGGAGCACGACAGGATGATGCTG GTTCAGAACGCCTCTGATCTGCTCATCAAGCCGCTGGAGAAGTTCAGAAAGGAGCAAATAGGAGTAACAAAA gaaaagaagaagaagttcgaGAAGGAGAGTGAAAAATATTACTCCCAGGTGGACAAACACCTGAATCTCTCTGCCAAGAAGAAAGAGAGTCAGCTTCAGGAG GCTGATGAACTGCTGGACAGAGAGCGAGTGAACTTCTATGAATCGTCAGTGGAGTATGTGTACCAGATCCATCAGGTGCAGGACAGAAAGAAGTTTGATGTGGTGGAGCCT GTGCTGGCGTTTCTTCACAGCGTTTTAACGCTCAACAACCTGACGGTGGAGATGACTCAGGACTTCATGCCTTACAAGcaagagctgcagctcagcctgcagaaC ACAAGAAACCACTATGAGAGCACTcgtgaggagatggaggagctgatgaaaagaatgaaacacCCCTCCCAGATCTGCAAAATGCACAGTTTTCTGCCCATGGAGGGTTATCTGTACTGTCAGGAGAAGT GGGCTTTGGGCGTGTCGTGGGTCAAATATTACTGCAAGTATCACAAGGAGGGGAGGCTGCTGGTCATGGTGCCCTGTGAACAGAAGCCTACAACCAAACAG GGCCCCACGCAGCTGACGCTCAAGTCCTGCATCCGCCGGAAGACGGAGTCCATAGACAAGCGCTTCTGCTTTGACGTGGAAACTAACGAGAG AAACACACCCGTCACCTTCCAGGCTctttcagagggagacaggaagtTGTGGATGGAGGCCATGGATGGAAAAGAGCCC atctATCATTCCCCAATTCACAAGCAAGCTGAAA TGGAACTGAATGAAACTGGATTCAAGTTTGTGCGAAAGTGCATCAACTTCATTGAAACAAAAG GAGTCACACAAGAAGGAGTGTACAGAACAGTTGGCAGCAACATCCAAGTGCAGAAGCTTTTAAATGCCTTCTTTG ACCCCACGAACCCAGGAGATGTGGACCTCCACAGCAGCGACTGGGACATTAAAACCATCACAAGTGCACTGAAGTTTTATCTAAg GAGCTTGTCTGAACCTCTGATGACCTACAGTCTGCACAGAGACCTCATGTGTGCTGCAA AGTCAGACAATCTGGACTTTCGACTGAGTGAAATTCATTCGCTGACCTACAAACTACCAGAGAAGAATCGGGAGATGTTGGAGATGCTTATTAAACACCTGGTCAA CGTGTGCAGTCACAGCGAAGACAACCTCATGACTCCTTCAAACATGGCCGTCATCTTTGGACCCACGCTGatgagagcaaaggaggagacTGTGGCGGCCATGTTGGATATCAAGTTCCAAAATATTGTCGTTGAGATTCTGATTGAGGACTACAAAAAG ATCTTCAGTTGCGTGCCAGAGGACAGCAGCGCCCCACCTGTCCCTCCTCCGCGGATCACCCCGAGAAAGCGGCAGCCCATCACCATCTCCAAGCGACCGCCTCGTGTTTATCATGCTCTTAGTCACGACCACTTTCAGCACGCAGAGA ATGGCCAGAACgacagctctgtcctggacGGGGAAGTCTCAGTGAGCCCCGTCCCCCTGCAGCGGACAAAACCTGTGAGCTGTGCTCCACTCGTTCCAAGAGAACCTCCTCCGAGACACGTATTAATGCCCAGACCAGCAACCCGTCAGGACAGACAATTAGACTCTGACGCTGGCAGGATAGACGACACGAGGCAGAGACCAGATTCTTCTGCTGCAAATGGGGAGTCTGGAGTCGGTGTGAGCAGAGTACCATCCTTTCAGAGCAGAAGACCACCTCCTAAGAGCACACCTGCCAACAAAGAAG GAGATTCTGATGGTCTGCCCAGAACGAGatccacagaaaaacatgccaTTTGCAGACCTCCAGTCAGGCCTCCGGAGCCCCCCTCCAGATTCCCCGCTCCACAAAAGACCCCGAGTGCAGCCGGCAGCGAGGGCACAGCCACATCTTA TGTCGCCTCTAAAGCAAAGTTTTTTGAGAATGCCTCCAGGCAGGTCGGCAG TCCACTGGCCTCTCCGTCACCGTCAGCAGGGACAAGTGTAAAAAAAGAG AATTAA